From Sceloporus undulatus isolate JIND9_A2432 ecotype Alabama chromosome 6, SceUnd_v1.1, whole genome shotgun sequence, one genomic window encodes:
- the LOC121933334 gene encoding cardiotrophin-2-like, producing the protein MNLPMASKLLVLSAVFVHFASPVPNRSVSTVIAQTFNLLLLMQANSTVLLNTYLSCQGGPFSDSSFSAPRLHYDGVPTAAIPFRKWRTLSDLERLDKNYEAYSALSEFLQLVWDDQFVINSKQVELLEMLKVTRLRIEGLLSNLTAIMSVLGGSPTPVTDSLMLESVEASTFEKKIRGYVVCHLYRQWVDRTVRDFALLKEKYPS; encoded by the exons ATGAATCTCCCTATGG CCAGCAAACTCTTAGTACTTTCTGCTGTCTTTGTCCACTTTGCCTCTCCTGTGCCTAACCGTTCGGTCAGCACTGTCATTGCCCAGACCTTCAACCTGCTCCTTCTCATGCAAGCCAACAGCACAGTCCTCCTCAACACCTAT cTGAGTTGCCAAGGTGGTCCATTTAGTGATTCGAGTTTCAGTGCCCCAAGACTGCACTATGACGGTGTGCCAACGGCTGCCATCCCATTTCGGAAATGGCGAACCCTTTCAGACCTTGAACGCCTGGACAAGAACTATGAAGCGTACAGTGCTCTCTCTGAATTCTTGCAACTGGTCTGGGATGACCAATTTGTGATCAACTCCAAACAAGTGGAACTGCTGGAGATGCTGAAAGTGACACGGTTGCGTATTGAAGGCCTGCTCAGCAACTTGACTGCCATCATGTCTGTCTTGGGTGGGTCACCTACCCCTGTAACAGATTCACTTATGTTGGAGTCTGTTGAAGCCAGcacttttgagaagaaaattcgGGGCTACGTGGTGTGCCACCTGTACAGACAGTGGGTTGATAGGACCGTGCGTGATTTTGCCCTTCTCAAAGAGAAATACCCAAGTTAA